A segment of the Lolium perenne isolate Kyuss_39 chromosome 3, Kyuss_2.0, whole genome shotgun sequence genome:
tgcattagcatcagacgtgtgtaccagaggctttgcgggccgtcgctcggagggaccagggccagccgcagccctaagttgttcccggctctactgtgttgcccgtcgctgcccgccggtgggttttgaccgcaacactttCCTTCAAATACATGTTGGGGTAAGGAAACATTTGGACTACTATAGATCTAGATTCTTTTGGCAGTCCGACAACAACAAAAGAAAATACCGGCTTACAAAATGGAACATCGTTTGTCGACCGAAAGATCAGGGAGGCTTAGGTATTGAAGTCCTATAAATcaaaaatagatgtttattgagTAAATGGTTGTTTAAACTTCTTAATGAGGATGGGGTGTGGCAGGAATTGCTACATAATAAATATCTGAGACATAAAACATTATCGGAGGTTCATGCCAGACCTATTGACTCGCCTTTCTGGAAAGGATTAATGGAGGTCAAACAGGAGTTTTTTTCCAGGGGTTTTTTCAAGGTGGGTAATGGTAGCAGTACTCGTTTTTGGGAAGATACCTGGTTAGGCAAGACTTCGTTGGCCCAACAATACCCATCATTATATAATATTGCCCACCATAAGAATGTCACGGTTGCACAAGTTTTTGGTCAATCGCCTTTGAATATTACATTTCGAAGATTGCTAAATGGTAATAAGTGGTCTTCCTGGTTACAACTATGTCGGAAATTAATGATGGTGCATCTGAATGAAGATGAGGATCGTTTTATTTGGAATTTGACATCTAATGGTTTGTTTACAGTAAAGTCgatgtatgaggatcttatgtGTGATCATACTCCCTTCTTGCGAAAATATTTATGGAAGGTTAAAGTTCCATTAAAaattaagattttcatgtggtttttgagtaataaggtgttgctaacaaaagataatctagctaaacgacattggaatgggtgtacaaaGTGTGTTTTCTGTGGGGAACAGGAGACCATTCAACACCTTTTTATTGAATGCCCTTTAGCTAAACTCTTATGGCGTACTGTGAACTTTACTTATGCTCTTCCACCTCCcaccaatattactaatatgtttggtaactagttgaatggagtagatagacaatctaaagcatttatccggattggggtttctgctctatgttggtctatttggaggagcaggaatgatataatttttaataaGAAACGTTCCtttcatttcttgcaggttattcatatggtCTCCCATTGGGTCCAACTCTGGGCCCTACTCTCTCCGGAGGGGCAGCGGGATGccatggcttctggatgcacacggctcctgatggtcgctcaggatatcttgtgccaggctggttggcgtcATACTAGAAGGCTATGTTGATTTGTAGTCTTGCTATGTGTTTCTTTcgatggttgattcttgtatcaatcctCGTCGATGAGTGATTTGTAAACAATAttattttgaatatttttaataaaaggccgtgtgcatcaccatgatgcagaagccggggaagacctccatttcgaaaaaaaaatgtaGACAAAAAAAAAACCTCAATTAGGGGTTCGATGAAATTGTATGCTCTGTTTCTACTGAAAATTCTTTCGAGCTGTAGCCTCTGTAAAAACTGAACCATAGTACTGAGGCCAAGAGTAATCAAGATAACTGAGAGTAtcttcagccgcgtcccccaaaggaatTTGGGGTACACCGGACAAAAAATCGTTCCTAGCCGCGTGCCCTAAAAcctctttttgtccggcgtgtcccaatacggtgtccggcgccctgacgtccccgctacacaggggatgCTGGCCTGACATAACGAGAAGCGAGGCAAGAAGACGCGGGCCTGACGCGTCAGCGGCATATTCAAGTTTAAACATAACCATCGCTTACCTCGCGACGAAAGTTATTGACGCGCAGTGAGACACGAACGAAGTGTCacagctttgccttaatggcaacaaagaggcaggcgagacgtctcgtcagtgctgcgcagcctccacgcgttgccggcgttcgcacgccaccgtgCATTCCTGCGCTTTCTTCCCGCCGCTTGTGGCCTCTTCCCGCGCTATCTTCGCGCCTCTTCTGGCGACGCCGACATCTataaaagccccccccccccccccccacggcTCAATGGCAGCAACCACAGCCACCGGCACCCCTTTCTCCGCCGCAAGCACATCCCTATATAATGATGAACCGGCCCGGCGCAAGCCAGTtctctccaccaccacctccaccacccaaAGCACCACAGTTCGACATCGACCTGGAAGCTGCGGAGAATGAGGCGGCGCTGGCGGACACCATAGTGGCGTTCGACGCCACCACGGCGGAGGAGATGGGCGAGCGGTGGCGTGCAGAGAGGCAGCACCTGCACATGGAGCGGGATCTCCAGTACCGTGAATGGCGGCAGGCGATGGAGtagcggcggcgggaggcggtggagcgtcagcagcgggagACGGCGACCGTCAGCAGCgtgaggcggcgctggcggcagcGGAGGCGGCCTGGGGGCAGGGGCGGATGCattggcggcggaggccgacgcgTTGGTGGCGCAAATGGAGGCGCAAatggaggaggacgaggcgtaggaggaggaggacgacgacttcgaggcgtccaacgatgacgggccgcacccggatGAGGCATCGGATCAGCAACaagcgctcgtcgagtccttcgagtcggagaagaagctccaggacgacgtcCGTTCATGCGAAGACGCGCAGATTCGCCGCGctgtcgagctctccctccaggcagCACAATAGGGGAGGGCAGGCGACGACACGCTGCTAGAGCAGCGGCGTCTGGCCTCCGTCCTACGCATGGAGAGGCGGTGCGCGCAGCAGGATCTGCGGCGGAGGGGAGGCGAtgacggggcggggccgtcgaacgcaccgccgggcggcaagtaggctagggtttagatgaaaactagccgttttcattcgaacttgtaatatataatcaaatttgaatggaaacctttattttcgtgcaatTTTATTTATTTGGGTGTGTTTTTAGGGGacacggctggggagcgacgtcccccaaactcgTCACgagcgaaacacgtcccccaaacgctcgcgcCGTTtgggggatgttttgggtaacgcGGCTAACAAGAAAGTAAAAGTACATAAAATCCCATCTACAAAAAGCCAAATTAGCAAATTGCAGTTAACTAATCAAAGCTAAAGCAGGTAAGTAATAAGCATAAATGCAGCTATATGGTCCTGTCAATTGGAACCATTTGGATGGATTGCAAGACAAGGTAGCTAATTCTGTGCGCATCACGATGATCGCTAAAATTATACTCCGTATATTGTTTTTACTGAAAATTCCTGTAGTGTTGGTAAAAAAAAAGGAACCATACTATAGAGGCCAAGAGTAACCAGGTGAACTAACAAGCAAACAAAATACACAAAATCCAATCCAAAGAAACAAACTGGCAATTACATTTTACTAATCAAAGCTAAAGCGCAGTAAGCAAAGCACACATGCAACCGTATGATCCCGCTAATTGTAAACCGGTGCGGTAGCATGAGTGTCGCTACTTTCGGCAAAGAGGAGCTGCATGAGGCATCACGCTCTACCTGCTCCATGGAACCACCTCAAATACCGTGTTGTCCGTTTATACAAAACCCTACTTGATCTATATAACCGCCTGAGACAGTCCCATGTGATGTGCATCCTCTGTAATTCTAGGAGATCTGGCATTGCGTTGCTCTAGGCTCTAGCCAGAGAAAGCCATTGTCCCGATCAATCGGAGATGGATCGTGTGGTAGCTGCCGTAGTTgccctggtggtggtggtgtgcttgCGGCTGCCGGCGGTCGCCCACGGGCAGTTGCAGGTGGGGTTCTACAACACGAGCTGCCCCAACGCAGAGTCGCTGGTCCAGCAGGCCGTCGCGAGTGCCTTCGCCAACGACTCCGGCATCGCCGCCGGCCTCATCCGCCTCCATTTCCATGACTGCTTTGTCAGGGTACGTTGTTCTGCACAACTGGTCGATTCTTTATTCCTTGATTTACGTCTCCATTCCAAAGATTTTTTCCCTAGCAACGTAGCTGCAAAGATGAATTTACTTGCCTCAAACTGAAATCAGTACGCGCTAGTGTGGTACCAGTTACAAGCGTGTATGCATGCGTATAACGTCATGTTTCGTGTTAGCTGGAAACTTGGAAATAGAAGGTGAAAGCAAGGCATCCCTTGTTGCCCCTCTCCCCACGAGTCTAACAAAGCAACAACTAAAATAAAGACTGAAAAAAGGTCGATCGTGAAACAAGGCTGCACGTATACTATTTTTCCTTCTGAATATAGATTTGAGATTTCGGATGgtcattttcaaaaaaaaaaaaaagagatttTGGATGGTCACCACAGCACGTAGTCACGTGGGTGAGACTTGAGAGACAGCCATACAGATGCACTACAATGCGCTAAAAAGagaactatgcaatgcacatcatcACATGTGAATCTAGATAGATGTCACGATAGAGAGCAGATGCCACTTTCAAATATCTTCTCACTAGATAGATTTACATCGAAAGTTTAAATAGATCACCCCCGCTAACCTATACACTTTTAACCGAATAATAGCCTGCCAAATCACGCTAAAACGCTAAATTAGGCCAAACAGTAGCGATATTTTTTGCTTCAATATTTCTAGATCGATTTAAATTTAACAGTTGGACATTTTTATGTTGTATGCACTTCGCACTACTTTAATCACTACAATCATCATGGTTGTTCAGTAGATTTTGTATCATTAAATTATAAAATTTATTGTCATATTAGATTATATGAATTTATATCGGACTTCTAATTTTTCTAgagttttattgtttttttagaaaaaaaaacGCTAAATAGGTTAGTGCCGCGCGCTATAGCTTTGATATAGCTTCTTAGCTGCTACAAAATGCCGCAGCAAAGAAGGTACATCGCGCCATTTTAAACTTTGTTTACATCATGGTTATGCACATGAAAATTAGGCACACATGGTGTGCAGTTGAACATATTTTTCCCGTCTTACATACGAGGAATTACACATATAAATTGACTAAAAACTAGCCGTATTCTTCAAATATCGCCCACCGGTATATCATGCCAGTGCTGCTACAGTTTGTGACCTATCGTAAAAATCACAACAAAAAAACTGAGAAGATAAATCACAAAAGTGAATCTTGGTTGCGTATTGTGTTTTCACGTCTGGTGCCACGGTGAGTcgcattttatttgttcacaatggGAGCATCGTCCAGACTCCAGCCTATGCATTGAAGCCCTGCGCATAGCCTTGACGGTGAGTGACTCGCATAGCAAACTGCAAATTAACTGAGCTGGCTATTCGCGTTTACTCTGCTCGTCCAGGGCTGCGACGCCTCCGTGCTGCTGGTGTCCGCCAACGGCACGGCTGAGCGCGACGCGCCGCCGAACAAGCCCAGCCTCCGGGGCTTCGAGGTGATCGACGCCGCCAAGGCCGCCGTGGAGAAGAGCTGCGCGCGCACCGTGTCCTGCGCCGACATCGTGGCGTTCGCCGCCCGCGACAGCATCAACCTCACCGGTCAGGCCTCGTACCAGGTCCCCTCGGGCCGGCGCGACGGCAACGTCTCCCTCGACCAGGACGCCCGCGACAACCTGCCGCCGCCCACGTTCACCGCGCAGCAGCTCGTGGACCGCTTCGCCAACAAGACCCTCACCGCCGAGGAGATGGTCATCCTCTCCGGCGCCCACACCGTCGGCCGCTCCTTCTGCTCCTCCTTTCTCCCCCGCATCTGgaacaacaccaccgccatcgtaCGCTCCTCCTCTCCGATTCCCATTACGCACACGCAAGCATTTTTCTGTCCATGACCATGAGACCTAATAAGTGCCGCCGTGCGTACCGTGTGCGTGCAGGTGGACGCGGGGCTGAGCCCGGCGTACGCGACGCTGCTGCAGACGCTGTGCCCGTCGACCCCGAACGCGAACACGACGACGGCGATCGACCCCAGCACGCCCGCCGTGCtggacaacaactactacaagctCCTGTCCCTCAACCTGGGCCTCTTCTTCTCCGACAACCAGCTGCGGACCAACGCCACGCTCAACACGTCCGTGAACAGCTTCTCGGCGAACGAGACGCTCTGGAAGGAGAAGTTCGTCGCCGCCATGGTGAAGATGGGGAACATCGAGGTGCTCACAGGCACCCAGGGCCAGATCCGGCTCAACTGCAGCGTCGTCAACAACGGGTCGACCTCGGTGGCGGCCCCGGGGATTGCGATGGCGCACCTCTACCCGGGATCCACCGCCTCCATCGATAATATCGCGACGAGCTGATGACATACTTAAGTTTTCATATCAGGATCGACTACGTACGTGTGCACCACGCCACCACTGGAAGAACATTAGTAAGTTAGGCGAAGATTGCTACGTATGCGTTTCATGTTTGTATGTCCGTGCGGTGCATGCATGATGCCTGTGTGTGTGTAACCCTTTTGATGGTGGCGATCGAGGGTGTGCTTCTGTTGTTCGCAAACGTGAATAAAACGAAGGTTTTGTTTTTCTTCTTCCTGCAACCTTTTCCTCGCAAGGGACGAAAGGTGACTGCTGCTTTGTTAGGATTCATCCACGGATCAATCACATGAAACTAGATGAACACACGCATAAAAAATTATCGTCAAAGGCGTGTATCGTGCTTtgtctttattttctgttttctcaaCTCACAATTACAAACTCATGCAGCCTCATGTATAAATACACGGCCAACCGACTCAACGCACTAAACCTAATCTTACAtaaactctacttggatgcggacACGGCAACACCTGCCATCTAACTTGACTACGACTCAGCTAGCTGCTAATACGATTTCAATACGATTCCTATCctgacttttttttttgaacacggGCGTAGAAGCATCGTTAATTCCAAGCGGTGGGTGTACAATAGGTTACAAAGGACCCCATGAAAAAGAGAAATAACACATAGGTCCCTAGTAAATGCAGAAGCCTGGGGTGGCGCCGTCCTCGCCCCGTGCGCctcaggaggaggagcaggactgGTTGGGGAGGAGCCCCAGCCGGTCCCCTTCGAGGCGCCGCAGCCGATCCCCGGCGCCCTCCTCGCCCATGGGGGTTTCGGCGGCGCGGTCGGGTTCGGTgcagggggcttcatcgccatctACCCCTGCATCGAAATCTTCTTCACCAGCGTCAGGACGGTCTTCTTCACCACGCTTGTCTCCGCCTCCGCCGGTTGCCCCCGTCTTGCATCCTCCTCCCACTATTCCTCCACCAGTTGCGCAGCCGCCGGTGAGGAGGAGTGGGAGGTTTGCTACGACGGAGGATGGCGTGGAGGCTACGGATGAAGACGTGATGCAGAGGGCTATGCGACGCAAGGCGGAAAAGAACCTCGACACGGCAGGTACCAGATTTTCATCCAAGTCCTTCACTTCTTTTTCTGATTCGAGAATTTCTTCGAATTTGAGTAGTGTAGGTATATCTTTGGGTAGAGGTTCGGATGAGATCTTAGCTTCAGCTCATGTGTTGAGACAGACGgagcttgaccgtttaacggttgcTCCAAATGGATCTACTGAGCTGGCTACTTCCACTgttgacgatgatgaagatgatggcatcctagatggtcatcttctctcgGCTTTAGTTGGGAGTGTGACAGAAGTTGATTTAGACCACTCAGAGCTTAGTTCAGTTTATGACCTCTCTGCCTCTGAACGTGGTTCTAGATCATcggctggaaagaaatctcgtAGATATGGCAAAAAATCTAAATCcaaaatagtttctcgatgaatggcatgtttcggaatagcagagatcttggtgacttggctaagcattctcacattgccgatggttgtagagattatgatttagatttcattgctatatcggagacgggtaggcgaaATTTCACACAAAGTTTTCTCGACCGATTGTCAGGCGGAATCGCCCACCCCGTGGTAGATCCGGtggcattttacttggcgtccgtaTTGATACCATGACTGTCctagctagttctgatggagagtatcacattaagctcgacattcagaataaagcaGACGGGTTCAAGTGGAGTCTGGTCGCTGTGTATGGTGCCGCTCAGGAtgcttttaaggctgactttttacgtgaattggtaaatcttacaaaagataatccctacccgattttaatcggaggcgattttaatttgttgagatttcctcacgagaaaagtaaaggccactttgatggacattggcctttTCTATTCAATGCTGTCATTGACAGTCTTGATTTAAGGGAGGTGTTCATGTctggtcgacagtttacttgggccaacagcttgcctgaacccacttacgagaaactagatcgcgtgttgatggacaccgaatgggaaaataaataccctatggtgtctgtccgtgcactagaacgtattgtaAATCTGTCTGACCATGCCCCCATCCTCCTAACCACTGGGGAACCCCGTCCTGTGTGTAAgcggccgttcaaatttgaacttggttgGCTACATCGGGATGgatttcatgatatggttaaGAAGGTTTGGGAGAGACCGGTCGGTGGCAGCTCTCCAATTCTGAGATGGAACAATAAGATGCGATCACTACGTAAACATCTCtgtggttgggctgcccatacggctggtattcttaaaaaagagaaggctcgcttatcaaaggtcattgatgagcttgaggcttTTGCGGAGGTTAGACCGCTGTCGACGCAGGAGATTGAACTCAAAAATCAATCAAATGCGCAGATGGCGAGTCTTCTTcgtgaggaggaactcaaatggtaccagCGATCCAAAGCTCAGTTCATTTTAGAGGGAGAttcaaatacgcgatatttccatgctttagccaatgggagacatcggaaaaaacgtattcattctcttactcaagatgaaggggtgattgaaggccatgagcagcTCAAATcgtacattactaattattataaaggcttgtttggtcctccggaggaaagtacTTTCTCTCTTAATGAGGATTTAACGGccgatataccccaagtttccgTTGAGGAAAATGGtctactaaccgcaccttatactgaggaagaggttcagaaggcagttttccagatggaatgcaacaaagcaccgggtcctgatggtttcccagctgagttttatcaaactttctgggacaCGATTAAATcagaccttctagatttgttcagtgacctacactctggacaactagaattatttcgtctaaattttggtgaagtaatcttgttaccgaaagttaatgaggcagaaaggattcaacaatatagacctatctgcctattaaatgtaagtttcaagattttcacgaaagtggccaccattagacttaatacggttgcggatcatgttgtccagccatcacagacggcctttatgcaaggaagaaatatccttgatggagtggcggtcttgcatgagacggtacatgagatgcattctaagaaattaaatggggttattttgaaactagattttgaaaaggcgtatgataaagttaagtggTCGTTTCTACAGcaaacactcaggatgaaaggtttttctccagagtggcgcgctctgataattgattttgtgtatggaggtagtgtcgcAATCCGGGTCAATGATGATACCGgtcactatttccaaacacgaaaagggttacgccaaggggatccgttatcaccgatgttgttcaacattgtagcggatattctggctatactcatagagagtgattccacatctagttgatggtggcttatctatacttcaatacgccgatgatacaattctatttatggatcatgatcttgaaaaagctcaaaacttgAAATTAATCTTGGCGGCCTTTGAGCAATTgtcaggattgaaaatcaatttccataagagtgaattgttacgcggtgatgcccaaaatgatGTGACTCTGTacacagagttgtttggttgcgggcaaggccaatttccgattcgttatttgggtattccgattcattatcggagacttacaatcgcggaatggaaattagtggaagaaagactacaaaaacgccttagtagctGGAAAGGCAAGTTGTTGTCCCTaggtggaagattggtactcattaattcggtactcacaaacatggtactgtatatgttatcatttttcatcctaccaaaaggaattctgcataaactcgattattatcgatccagattcttttggcaaggggacagtgagaaaaagaaatatcgactggttaagtggagtatagtttgtagtcccaaagaccaaggtgggcttggagttcatgatttGGAAGTCAAGAATTCGGCCCTATTGGGAAAATGGCTGTTTAAGCTCCTCACTGAGGATGAGACTTGGCAAACTATCCTTCGATGAAAGTATATCGGTTCGAAGACATTATCCCAAATGGTTTGGAAACCaggggattctcacttctgggtCGGGCTAATGGCGACTAAAAATGAATTTTTTCGCCATGGCACTTTCTCAATCAGAAATGGAGCACAAATacgtttctgggaagatgcttggcttgACAACGCACccctaagtgaacagtatccagctctttataggattgctcgtcgtcaaggtgataccattgctactgtaatggctacctcacccccgaatgtgacgttcagacgggttttacttggacaaagacttGCGGCATGGAATACCTTAATTCAACGGCTCGAGGATATTCAATTATCAGACGAACcggacgaatttagatggaaccttcatgCCAACGGTGCTTTCTCTGTGAAATCTTTCTACAACGCGATCCTTCTTTCTGatctaccagttgataataataaaaagatttggaagatgaagataccattaaaaatcaaaatttttgggtggtatcttcgtcgaggggtaatcctcaccaaagacaatcttgttaagcgtaaTTGGCATGGGAGTACTCGATGTGTTTTCTGTCAACAGGACGAAACAATCAAGTACTTGTTCTTCCGATGCGgttcgcgagatctatatggtcagtcatccaagtagcgtctaccctgtatcctccgactagtgttgcCAATGTCTTTGGTAATTGGCTCCATGGTgttgattcaaggtttaagttgcttcttagggtgggggcgctagcagttatctgggcgctttggctatgtagaaatgacaagatttttaatgatatgaattgctctttgttgcaggtcatctacatatgtacaggtattctccgttcgtggttacctcttcagagagtggagaaccgagacctgtttacggaggtctgtacacggttggaggctacgacgagggatactttttcccaacatgggtggcagcatagtctacggatagatgccccacctacTTCTTAGGCGTTATATGTTTCATCTTGATgtgtatctcgcctagtttttgTTTTTATCTTTTTCGAACCTGAGACAacataaacggctgtgtgcatcctagttatgcagaggctggatgtaattgcttataaaagtaatgaaagcatcctttatcgaaaaaaaagtaAATGCAGAAAAGACCTCACTAAGAAAAATAAGACAGCAATCAGGTCCTTCTCTATCCCCACCGGCGAGCAAGAGACCAGAGAGCCGCCGTCGGGCTCCAAGGCGGGGACGGCACCACTTGCTTCGAAGTCGACAAAGAACGCGGCCTCCAATCTCTGAGAGGGCCTCCGATGGAGGTTGAAATATCGCCATGGTTCACTGGCGTAGATAACGGCAAGCAGAATCGCCGCCGATGTGCTGCTCGAACAGATCGCTTCAGAAAATCTCCGGCGCCACTTACGCCACCCACCCATCATGCAAGTTCCCCTGCTTGTCACCACCTTAGCGCTTGGATCCAGGGAAAGCTGCAGAGGAGGCAGAGTCGAAGAA
Coding sequences within it:
- the LOC127327082 gene encoding peroxidase 1, whose protein sequence is MDRVVAAVVALVVVVCLRLPAVAHGQLQVGFYNTSCPNAESLVQQAVASAFANDSGIAAGLIRLHFHDCFVRGCDASVLLVSANGTAERDAPPNKPSLRGFEVIDAAKAAVEKSCARTVSCADIVAFAARDSINLTGQASYQVPSGRRDGNVSLDQDARDNLPPPTFTAQQLVDRFANKTLTAEEMVILSGAHTVGRSFCSSFLPRIWNNTTAIVDAGLSPAYATLLQTLCPSTPNANTTTAIDPSTPAVLDNNYYKLLSLNLGLFFSDNQLRTNATLNTSVNSFSANETLWKEKFVAAMVKMGNIEVLTGTQGQIRLNCSVVNNGSTSVAAPGIAMAHLYPGSTASIDNIATS